Proteins found in one Halobaculum sp. MBLA0147 genomic segment:
- a CDS encoding NAD-dependent epimerase/dehydratase family protein, whose protein sequence is MTDTALVIGGTRFIGRHLVEDLLAHDYDVTLFNRGNHDNPFAETDRVAHVEGDRTDRTALRTAKLSVEPDYVFDMVAYHPSDVSVAVDVFDDVDGYVYVSSGAAYADEEIPKREGVTALESCTDEQAVDESGETYGNRKAEGDRIVADAAADGVNAYAVRPCIVYGPDDYTERLDYWIDRVLTEDRVVVPGDGDNVWHRAYVEDVASALRIVAESGEPGAAYNVGDRRLVTMEEMVELIADVADTEVEVVHASERELAAADLSVDDFILYREYPHVLATDRLAALGWESTPLREAMARSVADHRASDRDGSEHDPGREEIETVLGVLDTV, encoded by the coding sequence GTGACAGACACAGCACTCGTGATCGGCGGCACGCGGTTCATCGGCCGCCACCTCGTCGAGGACCTGCTGGCACACGACTACGACGTGACGTTGTTCAACCGCGGCAACCACGACAACCCGTTCGCCGAGACGGACAGGGTCGCCCACGTCGAGGGGGACCGCACGGATCGCACCGCACTCCGGACGGCGAAGCTCTCCGTCGAGCCCGACTACGTCTTCGACATGGTGGCGTACCACCCGAGCGACGTGTCGGTGGCGGTGGACGTGTTCGACGACGTCGACGGCTACGTGTACGTCTCCTCGGGCGCCGCCTACGCCGACGAGGAGATCCCGAAACGCGAGGGTGTGACCGCGCTGGAGTCGTGTACGGACGAACAGGCGGTCGACGAGAGCGGCGAGACGTACGGCAACCGGAAGGCCGAGGGCGACCGGATCGTCGCCGACGCGGCGGCGGACGGGGTGAACGCCTACGCCGTCCGGCCGTGTATCGTCTACGGCCCGGACGACTACACGGAGCGACTCGACTACTGGATCGACCGCGTGTTGACCGAGGATCGCGTCGTCGTCCCCGGCGACGGGGACAACGTCTGGCACCGCGCGTACGTCGAGGATGTCGCCTCGGCGTTGCGGATCGTCGCCGAGTCCGGCGAGCCGGGCGCGGCGTACAACGTTGGCGACCGCCGCCTCGTGACGATGGAGGAGATGGTGGAACTGATCGCCGACGTGGCCGACACCGAGGTGGAGGTCGTCCACGCCAGCGAACGCGAGTTGGCGGCCGCGGACCTCTCCGTGGACGACTTTATTCTCTACCGAGAGTACCCGCACGTGCTGGCGACGGACCGACTCGCCGCGCTCGGGTGGGAGTCGACGCCCCTCCGGGAGGCGATGGCCCGCAGCGTCGCCGACCACCGCGCGTCCGACCGCGACGGCAGCGAGCACGACCCGGGCCGAGAGGAGATCGAGACGGTGCTGGGCGTCCTCGACACGGTCTGA
- a CDS encoding creatininase family protein: MNLSEATWTEFEAAAPDVALVPVGSTEQHGPHAPLGTDTLNAVAVAEAADERLGGEVDDDVPEGTAVDGRPDENAADDSSDEPPSVVVAPPIHVGVSEEHRAFPGTLWVSPDTFRSYVRETAESLATHGVDRVVFVNGHGGNVEALAEVARELSRSETGPYAVAFTWFEAVGDHGSDMGHAGPLETALLRHTTPESIREDRVAAAAADAADRWGEWVRGVNLTHDSDAFTENGVVGDPTAGDAERGAELLDLAAASLCEVVRAVAEREP, encoded by the coding sequence GTGAACCTCTCGGAGGCGACGTGGACGGAGTTCGAGGCGGCGGCGCCGGACGTGGCGCTGGTGCCGGTCGGGAGCACCGAACAGCACGGCCCACACGCACCGCTGGGGACGGACACGCTGAACGCCGTCGCGGTCGCGGAGGCGGCCGACGAGCGACTCGGCGGGGAGGTAGACGACGACGTGCCGGAGGGGACGGCGGTCGACGGACGGCCCGACGAGAACGCGGCCGACGACTCGTCGGACGAGCCGCCGAGTGTCGTCGTCGCGCCGCCGATCCACGTCGGCGTCAGCGAGGAACACCGCGCGTTCCCGGGGACGCTGTGGGTCTCCCCGGACACGTTCCGGTCGTACGTCCGCGAGACCGCCGAGAGTCTCGCCACACACGGCGTCGACCGCGTCGTGTTCGTCAACGGCCACGGCGGCAACGTCGAGGCGCTCGCGGAGGTCGCCCGCGAGCTCTCGCGGTCCGAGACCGGGCCGTACGCGGTCGCGTTCACCTGGTTCGAGGCCGTGGGCGACCACGGGAGCGACATGGGCCACGCCGGACCGCTGGAGACGGCACTCCTGCGACACACGACGCCCGAGTCGATTCGCGAAGATCGCGTCGCGGCGGCGGCCGCGGACGCCGCGGACCGCTGGGGGGAGTGGGTCCGCGGGGTGAACCTCACCCACGACAGCGACGCGTTCACCGAGAACGGCGTCGTCGGCGACCCGACGGCGGGCGACGCCGAGCGCGGGGCGGAACTGCTCGACCTCGCGGCCGCGTCGCTGTGTGAGGTGGTGCGAGCCGTCGCCGAGCGCGAGCCGTGA
- a CDS encoding LysE family transporter gives MATTLAVTLAAGVAFGLTLAAPPGPMNAIIAEESVLHGWGAGFRAGLGAAAADGVFFVLAALGVVGFVDEFPVVRGTMVGVGGLLMLYFAYGAATDAGLFAALRGRGEVSVGFFETDSADETGGASAEIETPSTETPATASETSTADAGGLVAGTGFQKAFVLALTNPYQVLFWLTVGVGLLDPGRIDVFAAAEVEALAGTLVVETGSPALIVGFFGGIGVWITGFPGALVTARRRVSALAPVVAVGSALVLAGFGVAFLADAAGTLGGVVG, from the coding sequence GTGGCGACGACACTCGCCGTGACGCTCGCCGCGGGCGTCGCCTTCGGATTGACGCTGGCGGCGCCGCCGGGCCCGATGAACGCGATCATCGCCGAGGAGAGCGTCCTCCACGGGTGGGGTGCGGGGTTCCGTGCCGGGCTCGGAGCGGCAGCCGCCGACGGCGTCTTCTTCGTCCTCGCGGCGTTGGGTGTCGTCGGCTTCGTCGACGAGTTCCCCGTCGTCCGCGGCACGATGGTCGGTGTCGGCGGCCTGCTCATGTTGTACTTCGCCTACGGCGCGGCGACCGACGCCGGGCTGTTCGCCGCACTCCGCGGGCGTGGCGAGGTCTCGGTCGGGTTCTTCGAGACGGACTCGGCGGACGAGACTGGCGGAGCGTCGGCGGAGATCGAGACCCCGTCGACGGAGACACCCGCGACGGCGTCGGAGACGTCGACCGCCGACGCCGGGGGACTCGTCGCGGGAACGGGGTTCCAGAAGGCGTTCGTCCTGGCGCTGACCAACCCTTACCAGGTGTTGTTCTGGCTGACGGTGGGGGTCGGCCTGCTCGACCCCGGTCGGATCGACGTGTTCGCCGCCGCGGAGGTGGAGGCACTCGCCGGGACACTCGTCGTCGAGACCGGGAGTCCGGCGCTGATCGTCGGCTTCTTCGGCGGCATCGGCGTCTGGATCACCGGCTTCCCCGGCGCACTCGTCACCGCACGCCGTCGAGTGAGCGCCCTCGCCCCGGTGGTCGCCGTCGGCTCTGCGCTCGTGTTGGCCGGGTTCGGCGTCGCCTTCCTCGCCGACGCCGCCGGGACGCTCGGCGGCGTGGTCGGGTGA
- a CDS encoding DNA topoisomerase IV subunit A → MSTDDATPEETDDALNEERAREQLIDLAAELYEQFESGDVPSMTLPTRTKSNIEYSEEDDVWVYGDRTSTRSANSVRGARKLLKAIYTVEFLDKQLAEDRSSTLRELYYLSESWDTEEAQFDSQDESNQLVEDLEIVSGVTREDFHMRPEESGATLMGPLELREQTRRGERVIHCQEDVGEGGYQIPNNPDMIEFLDDDIDFALAVETGGMRDRLVENGFDEAYNCLVIHLKGQPARATRRITKRVHDELDVPILVFTDGDPWSYRIYGSVAYGSIKSAHLSEYLATPEARYVGIRPQDIVDYDLPTDPLSDSDVNALESELEDPRFQTDFWEEQIELQLDIEKKAEQQSLASQGLDFVTETYLPERLEEMGVL, encoded by the coding sequence ATGAGCACCGACGACGCCACACCCGAGGAGACGGACGACGCACTGAACGAAGAGCGTGCCCGCGAGCAGTTGATCGACCTCGCGGCGGAGCTGTACGAACAGTTCGAGTCGGGGGACGTTCCCTCGATGACGCTGCCGACGCGGACGAAGAGCAACATCGAGTACAGCGAGGAGGACGACGTGTGGGTGTACGGCGACCGCACGTCGACGCGGTCGGCCAACTCCGTCCGCGGGGCCCGCAAGCTCCTGAAGGCGATCTACACCGTCGAGTTCCTCGACAAGCAACTCGCCGAGGACCGCTCCTCGACGCTGCGGGAGTTGTACTACCTCTCGGAGTCGTGGGACACCGAGGAGGCGCAGTTCGACAGCCAAGACGAGTCGAACCAGTTGGTCGAGGACTTGGAGATCGTCTCCGGGGTGACCCGCGAGGACTTCCACATGCGTCCCGAGGAGTCCGGGGCGACGCTGATGGGGCCCCTGGAGTTGCGCGAGCAGACCCGCCGCGGCGAGCGCGTGATCCACTGTCAGGAGGACGTGGGCGAAGGGGGCTACCAGATCCCGAACAACCCGGACATGATCGAGTTCCTCGACGACGACATCGACTTCGCGCTGGCCGTCGAGACCGGCGGGATGCGGGACCGACTCGTCGAGAACGGGTTCGACGAGGCGTACAACTGTCTCGTGATCCACCTGAAGGGCCAGCCGGCGCGCGCGACCCGTCGGATCACCAAGCGAGTCCACGACGAACTCGACGTGCCGATCCTCGTGTTCACGGACGGTGACCCGTGGTCGTACCGGATCTACGGCTCCGTCGCGTACGGCTCGATCAAGTCGGCGCACCTCTCGGAGTACCTCGCGACGCCGGAGGCGCGGTACGTCGGCATCCGCCCGCAGGACATCGTCGACTACGATCTGCCGACGGACCCGCTGTCGGACTCCGACGTGAACGCCTTGGAGTCGGAGTTGGAGGACCCGCGCTTCCAGACGGACTTCTGGGAGGAGCAGATCGAACTCCAACTCGACATCGAGAAGAAGGCCGAACAGCAGTCGCTCGCCTCCCAGGGGCTCGACTTCGTGACGGAGACGTACCTCCCCGAGCGGCTCGAAGAGATGGGCGTGTTGTAG